DNA sequence from the Aliidongia dinghuensis genome:
TGGCGCCGTCCTCAACGCCCGCCATGGCCTCGGCCATGCTGCGCACGGTTTTATCGATCATGGCTCTGGCTCATCGGCATTCCTCCGGCTCGATCGCGGGCGTGATAATTTGTCCGCATAGCGGTCATTTCGACCGCACTTCGGACAAATTTGTGGCCGACGCGGAGCCGCGTCAAGCCCTCCGCTCAGCCGATGAGAAGCTCGCGCATCTCCGCGGCCGCTGTACGCAGCACCGGCAGGCAGGATTCTTCCAATTCCGCGAGGCTGATGCGCGCAGCCTGGGCACCGATGTTCAGGGCAGCAGTCACGCTGCCCGACGCGCATCGGACCGGCACCGCGATCGAGCGCAGTCCCGGTTCGAGCTCCTGGTCGACGATGCAGTAGCCCTGCCGGGCGACGCCGCCGATCAGCGCTGTGAATGCATCGGGATTGACCACCGTGCGCTCGGTATAGGACACGAGCGGCGTATCGCGCAGCCATTGCTGCAAGTCTTCGGCCGGCAGGGCGGCGAGCAGAACGCGCCCCATTGCCGTGGCCGCGGCCGGCAGGCGCGAACCGACACCGAGATCGACGGCCATGATGCGGCCGGTCTGGACGCGGGAGACATAGACGATCTCCGCACCGTCCAGGATGCTGAGCGAACAGCTCGCGTTCAACTGGCGGCTGATGCGCTCGAGGAAAGGGCGCGAGACCCGGGGCAGGGGGGTCGATCCCAGGTAAGCATTGCC
Encoded proteins:
- a CDS encoding IclR family transcriptional regulator domain-containing protein, with the protein product MDAKIGPTDRDFITALARGLEVLQVCGTSESGLSLAQLAQRAGLSRGTARRFLLTLGALGYVESDGRLYHLTPKVLALGNAYLGSTPLPRVSRPFLERISRQLNASCSLSILDGAEIVYVSRVQTGRIMAVDLGVGSRLPAAATAMGRVLLAALPAEDLQQWLRDTPLVSYTERTVVNPDAFTALIGGVARQGYCIVDQELEPGLRSIAVPVRCASGSVTAALNIGAQAARISLAELEESCLPVLRTAAAEMRELLIG